From the genome of Alteromonas stellipolaris:
GGTAGAGATGCTCAATAACCGCACATATTTAATGTCGGTACTGGAATAAACCGCAAAGCAGATAGCCGCAAACACGATAAAATAAAAAGTAGGTATGATGGACTCGCCATCGCCGATAGCCGGTAAGTACCATGGCAAATTCGATAACAGTAAAAACGCCGTAAATGCACAAGTGCCTATAATCACTACGTTATTAATGAATTTAACCAAAGGTATTTCAAAAAACTTAACCTTGGGCTCTACCACGCAAAAATAAAAACAGGTAAGAAAGTAAAAGCCCCATATTAGAAAGCCCCAGTAACCAAACTCAATGGCAATTGGGTTAGTAAAAGCGTATTCAGGGTTCGCTGTTATGTTCTCATAACCACCGAACTCGGTAAGCGGAAACATGATTAGGCCAACGTCTAGGCCTGAGGTAAATAGGATAGCAATGAAGGTGAAAAGTCTTACCGGTGTTACACCAATACACTTCACATTTCCCCATTTCGCGAGAATAACCACAATGGCCAATAGGGTGAAAATGATCCCAGCATTAAGCCATAAGGTCATTACTACCTCCCCAAAACAAACGATAATGCTTCATCTTTCTTCCTGTTGTTATATTTTTCATACGTACCAAAAATGCCTTTTGGGTACGTGTAAGCCGTTCAGGTTAAATGGTTGAATTGCGCTGAACCGTTTCCCAATTAGCAGATGTAGTAACGCTAACCGGTGAATGGGCTAACGCTGGCTTGCCAAGAATTAAATCTGCCGCTTTTTCGGCCACCATAATGGTAGGCGCGTTTAAGTTGCCGTTAGGTACTGTGGGAAAAATTGAAGAATCCACCACACGTAAGCGCTCAACACCATGAACTTGCGTCTTGGAATTCACTACCGCCATGGCATCTTCACCCATTTTGCACGAGCAAGACGGGTGATAAGCGCTTTCTACCGCTTGGCGCACAAAAGCGTCGATTTCTTCATCGGTTTGAACATGCTTACCAGGTTGAATTTCATCTTCTCGGTAATCGTCAAACGCACTTTGTTCAATAATTTCACGGGTTAAGCGCACGCAGGCACGAAAGCCTTCAATGTCGTCTTGATGCTGCAAGTAATTAAACTGAATTTTGGGTGCGTCGGTTGGGTTAGCCGTTTTAATGGTAACGGCACCGCGGCTTTTAGGCTTGTTGTGACCAACATGCACCTGAAAACCATGGCCATCAAAGGCACTGCGCCCGTCGTAACGCATAGCCGCTGGTAAGAAGTGATATTGAATATCAGGCCATTCAACACCCGGCTTCGAGCGAATAAACGCACAAGACTCAAAGTGATTGGTAGCCCCTAACCCTTTGCGGGTAAACATCCAACGTGCACCAATAAGACCTTTTGAAATGAGCCCTAATTTACCATTAAGCGTAATGGGCTGTTTGCACTTGTATTGGAAGTAGAACTCTAAGTGATCTTGTAGGTTCTGCCCTACCCCTGGCAAATGGTGCTTAACGTCAACGCCTGCTGCTTTTAGAGTGTCGCTGTCGCCAATACCAGAAAGCTGTAATAGATGCGGCGAGCCAATAGAGCCAGCGCTTAGCACCACTTCTTTATTGGCTGTTACTGTA
Proteins encoded in this window:
- the betA gene encoding choline dehydrogenase translates to MSIQSYDFIIVGAGSAGCVLANRLSEDANNSVLLLETGGSDKSIFIKMPTALSIPMNSDKYAWQFHTEEEPFLDNRKMHCPRGKVLGGSSSINGMVYVRGHAKDFDEWEEHGAQGWNYQACLPYFQKAESFYLGKDDYRGGMGPLGVNNGNEMANPLYTAFIEAGQEAGYAATADYNAAQQEGFGPMHMTVKDGVRSSASREYLDPVKSRKNLTLVTGALAEKVLLEGKKAVGVQYSVNGKSVTVTANKEVVLSAGSIGSPHLLQLSGIGDSDTLKAAGVDVKHHLPGVGQNLQDHLEFYFQYKCKQPITLNGKLGLISKGLIGARWMFTRKGLGATNHFESCAFIRSKPGVEWPDIQYHFLPAAMRYDGRSAFDGHGFQVHVGHNKPKSRGAVTIKTANPTDAPKIQFNYLQHQDDIEGFRACVRLTREIIEQSAFDDYREDEIQPGKHVQTDEEIDAFVRQAVESAYHPSCSCKMGEDAMAVVNSKTQVHGVERLRVVDSSIFPTVPNGNLNAPTIMVAEKAADLILGKPALAHSPVSVTTSANWETVQRNSTI